CGGCTGCCCGGTTCTCGTCGACCAGCAATATCGTCGACATATCAAATCGTATTCCGCGGTCAGTGAGCCGTGCAGTAGAGGCAATGGGATATCAGGTAGCAAGGAACCCATTTGGACACACCATAGCCTGGGTACATGCCATTCATATCGACCAGACCGGTGCGTTATCCGGCGCGGCAGACCCGGGACGTGATGGGGTTGCCTATAGCCTTTAACCCATTCAGTGGCCACGCCTGCTGTCCAGGGAGGCCTGGCCACTGAACGGCATCTGTTCCTAGATCTTTTGGCTAGCCATTCAAGTCCGTTGATGGACATGAAATACGATGAATGGCCGGGACTTCTTTTATCTACAAGGCACAAAAAAAGTCTGGAGCAGACCCCTGCAGTGCGGTCCGTCACTTCAGCCTGCAAATAACCCAATACAAATTTCCACAACAGCGTCCTCATGGCTATCAACCGTTTTGACAATTAACGTAATAAAATATTTCTTACATTATTCTGAATATAAATTGATTTACATCAATAATTACAGTTGTGGTTGTAATACACTTAACTAACATCCCCGACATTCACATACGGGGCGCCTATTTTCTGTTCCTGGGAGGTATATGATGAGCAAAACCATTTTAGTCCCAATTGATGGATCGAAAAACGCGAGCAAAGCCCTGGACTGGGCCATCTCGCTGGCAAAAATGGCCGGCATGAAACTGCTTGCGGTAAATGTGCAGCCAAGCTTTCACACAGTACACGCCAAGGCACTGTTCAATCATGAAGATATTGAACAATACCAACAACAATTGTTCAATGAAGTAACCGAACCGGCCCGAGCCACGCTACAGCAGTCGGACGCGCAACATGAAGTCAAACTGCTGATTGGCGACGCCAAAAACTGCATTGTTCAGGAAATTACCGACAGGCAGAACAGCAACTCGCCGGTAGCAATGATTGTGATGGGTTCGCGCGGTACCAACCCACTGTTCTCCGGATTGCTCGGCAGCGTTAGCTATGCTGTCATCCATTCGGCCATATGTCCGGTAACCATCATTCCCCACGACTAGGCTGGCACATTACAAGCCCAGCTGGCTCAGGCCCGGATGGTCATCGGGACGTCGTCCCAGTGGCCACCGGAATTTGCGCTCGTTTTCGGCGATGGGAAGATCGTTAATGGAAGCATGACGCTGCAACATCAATCCATTACCATCAAATTCCCAGTTTTCATTGCCATACGACCGGAACCACTGCCCCGAATCATCGTGCCATTCATAGGCAAACCGCACGGCGATGCGGACACCATCAAAAGCCCATAATTCCTTGATCAGACGGTAGTCCAGCTCCCTGATCCATTTGCGCGTCAGAAAGGAAACAATTTGTTCCCTGCCATTAATAAACTCTGCCCTGTTCCGCCATTTGCTATCTACGGTATAGGCAAGAGATACACGCTGCGGATCACGTGAATTCCAGCCGTCTTCGGCCAGACGCACTTTCTGGACGGCCGATTCCGATGTAAACGGCGGTACCGGCTGGCGTATTTCAGGTGTCATTTCCATAAACAATGTCCTTTTTTTGTAAAGTAAGCGCAATAGTAAATGTCTGGCAAAGTCATTCTTCGGCAAGCCTATACATACCGGGCATGCCCACATATCCTGGCAATGCCTGTATACGCCCGACCCACTGCCGTATCGCCGGATAAGGCGCCAGGCTAATCTGGCCTTCAGGCGACAATGCAATATATGGATAGATTGCGATATCGGCAATGGTTATATGGTTGCCGACAAGCCAGTCTGATACCTGAAGCTGCTGCTCAACGATACCATACAGCCTCTCGGTT
Above is a window of Advenella kashmirensis WT001 DNA encoding:
- a CDS encoding universal stress protein, which produces MMSKTILVPIDGSKNASKALDWAISLAKMAGMKLLAVNVQPSFHTVHAKALFNHEDIEQYQQQLFNEVTEPARATLQQSDAQHEVKLLIGDAKNCIVQEITDRQNSNSPVAMIVMGSRGTNPLFSGLLGSVSYAVIHSAICPVTIIPHD
- a CDS encoding nuclear transport factor 2 family protein, which produces MEMTPEIRQPVPPFTSESAVQKVRLAEDGWNSRDPQRVSLAYTVDSKWRNRAEFINGREQIVSFLTRKWIRELDYRLIKELWAFDGVRIAVRFAYEWHDDSGQWFRSYGNENWEFDGNGLMLQRHASINDLPIAENERKFRWPLGRRPDDHPGLSQLGL